One Rhodoluna sp. KAS3 DNA window includes the following coding sequences:
- the alaS gene encoding alanine--tRNA ligase — MQTAEIRRRWLDFFENKGHTVVPSASLISEDPSLLFTVAGMVPFIPYMSGLVPAPYPRATSVQKCVRTLDIEEVGKTTRHGTFFQMNGNFSFGDYFKPEAIAFAWEFLTGSVESGCLGLDPQLLWVTVFQDDDESIQIWRDVAGIPMERIQRRGMKDNYWSTGQPGPAGPCSEIYYDRGPAYGREGGPEADEDRYIEIWNLVFMQYERGQGTGKDSFEILGELPKKNIDTGMGLERVAFLMQGVENLYEIDQVRPVLDLAAKLSGKTYGANTEDDVRLRVVADHVRSALMLIGDGVTPANDGRGYVLRRLLRRTVRAMRLLGVDQPTFGQLFPESKDAMKAAYPELEVEFERILRVAIAEEETFLRTLSAGTVFLDQALDEVKSSGSKQLAGDAAFLLHDTYGFPIDLTLEIAEEAGLTVDRDGFKALMAEQRDRAKADAREKKLGGTDLSVYSAFRALGVTKFTGYEQLATEGSVLGLIVDGADARIATQGQIAEVILDETSFYAESGGQDSDAGFIVGSGVKLEVLDVQKPVKGLISHKVLVREGQVEVGQKLQTEVDAEWRLGACQAHSGTHVVHAALRQVLGPTALQSGSYNKPGYLRLDFSWAQALSLETKSEIEEVTNLAIRGDLAVSAQLMELSEAREWGAVALFGETYDEQVRVVQIGGPWSRELCGGTHVSRSAQIGLVSLIGEASVGSGSRRLEALVGIEAFRSLASERALVARLTDALKTPKENLEEKLASAIDELKAAQRKIASLQAGQLAEQIPALIESAEQISGTSFISADLGQLGSVDDLRTLATKIRDKVNGSSSVIALFGEVSDKPMLVVATTESARTAGHKAGALVRAASAVLGGGGGGKDDLAQGGGADTSKISEALAAIRGALNA, encoded by the coding sequence GTGCAGACGGCAGAGATTCGTCGCCGCTGGCTTGATTTTTTCGAAAATAAAGGTCACACGGTAGTTCCTTCGGCTTCGCTCATTAGCGAGGACCCGTCTCTACTCTTCACCGTTGCGGGTATGGTTCCATTCATCCCGTACATGAGTGGACTTGTGCCAGCGCCGTACCCAAGGGCAACTAGCGTTCAGAAGTGTGTTCGCACGCTCGACATTGAAGAAGTCGGCAAGACCACCCGTCACGGAACCTTCTTCCAGATGAACGGAAACTTCTCGTTCGGTGATTACTTCAAGCCTGAAGCCATTGCCTTTGCCTGGGAGTTTCTGACCGGTTCGGTTGAGAGCGGTTGCTTGGGACTTGACCCGCAACTGCTCTGGGTAACCGTTTTCCAAGATGACGACGAGTCAATTCAGATCTGGCGCGATGTAGCTGGCATTCCAATGGAGCGCATTCAGCGCCGCGGGATGAAGGACAACTACTGGTCTACTGGACAACCAGGTCCAGCAGGACCTTGTTCCGAGATTTACTATGACCGTGGGCCAGCTTACGGTCGCGAGGGTGGCCCAGAGGCCGACGAAGATCGCTACATCGAGATCTGGAACCTAGTTTTCATGCAGTACGAGCGCGGCCAGGGAACTGGCAAAGATAGCTTCGAGATACTCGGTGAACTTCCGAAGAAGAACATAGACACAGGAATGGGTCTGGAACGCGTTGCATTCTTGATGCAGGGCGTTGAGAACCTCTACGAGATCGACCAGGTTCGTCCGGTTCTCGACCTAGCAGCAAAACTTTCAGGTAAAACCTACGGCGCAAACACTGAAGATGATGTTCGCCTTCGTGTTGTCGCAGACCACGTTCGTTCAGCACTGATGCTCATCGGTGATGGTGTAACCCCGGCTAACGATGGCCGCGGCTACGTGCTCCGCCGCTTGCTTCGCCGCACCGTGCGCGCCATGCGCCTACTTGGTGTCGATCAACCAACTTTCGGACAACTCTTCCCAGAGTCTAAAGACGCTATGAAGGCTGCCTACCCAGAGCTAGAGGTCGAATTCGAGCGCATTCTTAGAGTTGCAATTGCTGAAGAAGAAACCTTCCTTCGTACTCTTTCTGCAGGAACCGTCTTCCTTGACCAGGCGCTTGATGAAGTAAAGAGCAGCGGATCAAAGCAGCTTGCCGGTGATGCAGCATTCTTGTTGCACGACACCTACGGTTTTCCTATCGATCTAACTCTCGAGATTGCCGAAGAGGCAGGCCTCACGGTTGATAGAGATGGATTCAAGGCTTTGATGGCTGAACAGCGCGACCGTGCCAAGGCCGACGCACGCGAAAAGAAGCTCGGTGGAACCGACCTTTCTGTTTACTCAGCTTTCCGAGCTCTGGGTGTAACCAAGTTCACCGGATACGAGCAACTAGCAACTGAAGGCTCAGTTCTAGGTCTGATCGTTGACGGCGCTGATGCTCGCATCGCAACGCAGGGTCAAATCGCCGAAGTAATCCTGGATGAGACATCTTTCTATGCGGAATCTGGCGGGCAGGACTCAGATGCTGGTTTCATCGTCGGATCTGGCGTAAAGCTAGAAGTACTGGATGTACAGAAGCCGGTTAAGGGCCTGATTAGCCACAAGGTTTTGGTTCGCGAAGGCCAGGTTGAGGTCGGTCAAAAACTTCAAACTGAGGTAGATGCAGAATGGCGCCTTGGCGCATGTCAGGCACACTCTGGTACCCACGTGGTGCACGCCGCGCTTCGCCAGGTGCTTGGCCCTACCGCCTTGCAAAGTGGTTCTTATAACAAACCTGGCTACTTGCGTCTTGACTTCTCATGGGCTCAGGCACTGAGCCTTGAGACTAAGTCTGAAATTGAAGAGGTCACCAACCTAGCCATCCGTGGAGACCTAGCCGTTAGCGCCCAGCTAATGGAATTGTCTGAGGCTCGCGAGTGGGGTGCCGTGGCTCTATTCGGTGAAACCTACGATGAACAAGTTCGTGTGGTTCAAATCGGTGGCCCTTGGTCACGTGAGCTTTGCGGTGGAACCCACGTTTCTCGAAGCGCTCAAATCGGTTTGGTATCGCTAATTGGCGAGGCTTCAGTTGGATCTGGTTCCCGCAGATTGGAAGCTCTGGTTGGTATCGAGGCATTCCGTAGCCTGGCTAGCGAACGCGCACTCGTTGCAAGACTGACTGATGCGCTAAAGACTCCGAAAGAGAACCTAGAAGAAAAACTTGCTTCGGCTATCGATGAGTTGAAAGCCGCACAGCGCAAGATTGCTTCGCTGCAGGCCGGTCAGCTGGCAGAACAAATTCCTGCTCTGATCGAGTCTGCCGAGCAGATTTCAGGAACGAGCTTTATCTCAGCAGATCTTGGACAGCTGGGTTCAGTGGACGACCTTAGGACTTTGGCTACGAAGATTCGTGACAAGGTAAACGGTTCATCATCTGTGATTGCCCTGTTCGGCGAGGTATCTGACAAACCGATGCTTGTTGTTGCGACCACCGAATCTGCAAGGACTGCTGGCCACAAGGCCGGAGCACTTGTTCGAGCAGCAAGTGCGGTGCTCGGCGGCGGTGGCGGCGGCAAGGATGACCTAGCCCAGGGTGGTGGAGCCGATACGAGCAAAATCTCTGAGGCTCTTGCTGCCATTCGCGGAGCGTTGAACGCATAG
- a CDS encoding peptidylprolyl isomerase, which translates to MPTKKTLKTIDAAAKARAADYAAQQKQQELRKVRNSRDNRIALIASAGAVVLALVLQLGYFGFGPGSVNPSPTASSSANSALVPSPELAEGRTWSGSIEINGKPLTVEIDGANAPQAAANFLSLANSGFYSGNTCHRLVTAGIYVLQCGDPNGDGTGDPGYKWGPIENAPADDSYKTGVLAMARQSGDGSTMGSQFFIVYEDSVIPSDAAGGYTVFGKITGDLSAIDDVIAGGVEGGGTDGKPAVEAKISAISLK; encoded by the coding sequence TTGCCGACAAAGAAGACCCTTAAGACCATTGATGCTGCTGCCAAGGCACGAGCAGCCGATTACGCCGCTCAGCAGAAACAGCAAGAGTTGCGAAAAGTTCGGAACTCGCGCGACAACAGAATTGCCCTCATTGCATCGGCTGGCGCAGTTGTTTTGGCTCTAGTCCTTCAGCTTGGATACTTTGGCTTTGGACCGGGAAGTGTGAATCCAAGCCCAACGGCTAGCAGCTCAGCTAACTCAGCACTGGTTCCTTCGCCTGAACTTGCTGAAGGTCGTACTTGGAGCGGTTCAATCGAAATCAACGGCAAACCATTGACCGTTGAGATTGATGGCGCGAATGCACCGCAGGCGGCCGCCAACTTCTTGTCACTCGCAAACTCTGGGTTCTACTCTGGCAACACCTGTCACCGATTGGTAACCGCGGGTATATATGTTCTTCAGTGTGGTGACCCTAATGGTGATGGCACCGGTGACCCTGGGTATAAGTGGGGACCGATTGAAAACGCTCCTGCCGATGACAGCTACAAAACCGGCGTATTGGCCATGGCTCGCCAATCAGGGGACGGCTCAACCATGGGCTCGCAGTTCTTCATCGTCTATGAAGACAGCGTTATTCCATCGGATGCAGCGGGCGGGTACACCGTCTTTGGAAAAATCACTGGTGATCTCTCAGCAATCGATGACGTAATCGCCGGTGGCGTTGAGGGTGGCGGTACCGACGGTAAGCCAGCTGTCGAAGCCAAAATCAGCGCAATCAGCCTAAAATAA
- a CDS encoding bifunctional (p)ppGpp synthetase/guanosine-3',5'-bis(diphosphate) 3'-pyrophosphohydrolase has protein sequence MTDSTPTGSISTLRSRLPRLFARSGPYAAELNEIIRIAKANHPKADLSIIDRAFAVAELAHRPQVRRSGEPYITHPLAVTHILAELGIGPVTLAAALLHDTVEDTDYSLEQLTKDFGPEVAMLVDGVTKLDKVKFGDHAQAETVRKMVVAMSKDIRVLVIKLADRLHNARTWKFVPEESARRKAQETLEIYAPLAHRLGINTIKWELEDISFGVLYPKVYEEIVNLVTQRTPKRAEFIESVIGSIEEDLREARIKGKVAGRPKQYYSIYQKMVVRGREFDDIYDLVGIRVLVNEVKDCYAVLGAIHARWNPMPGRFKDYIAMPKFNLYQSLHTTVMGPQGRPVEIQIRTHEMHQRAEYGVAAHWKYKEQVGNTEKTPDEDLAWLKHLTDWQAETQDPSEFLDSLRFEIGAKEVYVFTPKGKVIGLPGGATPVDFAYAVHTEVGHRTMGAKVNGRLVPLETALVSGDVIEIFTSKSPDAGPSQDWLNFVKSPRARAKIKQWFAIGRRDEAIEHGKEILAKAMRKQNLPLQRLMAADEIVKLAGELRYPDVEGLYAAIGDNHISAQSVVEKLTAAVSETEHDESVFTLPTAPRSVNRRRSNDAGVLVRGDSDVLVKLARCCTPVPGDDIVGFVTRGSGVSVHRRDCKNVEQLILEPERIMDVTWAENSKSLFLVQIQIEALDRSGLLSDVTRVLSEHHVNILSASVSTRSDRVALSRFVFEMGDASVLEHLLNAVRRIEAVYDVYRVSN, from the coding sequence ATGACAGATTCGACACCTACCGGGAGTATCAGCACTCTTCGTAGTCGTTTGCCGCGACTTTTTGCTCGATCAGGTCCCTACGCTGCCGAACTAAACGAGATTATTCGTATAGCCAAGGCAAATCACCCTAAGGCTGACCTTTCAATCATCGATAGGGCGTTTGCGGTGGCCGAGCTGGCCCATCGCCCGCAGGTGCGGCGCTCGGGGGAGCCGTACATCACGCACCCGCTCGCGGTAACTCACATTTTGGCCGAATTGGGTATTGGTCCAGTCACGCTGGCGGCAGCCCTATTGCACGATACCGTCGAAGACACCGATTATTCGCTGGAGCAGCTCACTAAGGATTTTGGTCCCGAGGTAGCCATGCTCGTAGACGGTGTTACGAAGCTAGACAAAGTTAAGTTTGGCGACCACGCCCAGGCTGAGACAGTTCGCAAGATGGTCGTAGCGATGTCCAAGGACATCCGAGTCCTAGTGATCAAACTCGCCGACCGACTGCACAACGCCAGAACCTGGAAGTTTGTCCCGGAAGAGTCAGCTCGACGCAAGGCTCAGGAAACCTTAGAGATTTACGCTCCGCTGGCTCACCGTTTGGGAATTAACACCATCAAGTGGGAACTTGAAGACATAAGTTTTGGTGTGCTGTACCCAAAGGTCTACGAAGAAATCGTGAACCTGGTAACCCAGAGAACTCCCAAGCGGGCCGAATTCATTGAGAGTGTTATCGGCTCGATTGAAGAAGATCTGCGCGAGGCCAGAATCAAGGGCAAGGTCGCTGGGCGACCAAAGCAGTACTACTCGATCTATCAAAAGATGGTGGTTCGTGGTCGCGAGTTTGACGACATCTACGACCTCGTCGGCATCAGGGTGCTGGTCAACGAAGTAAAGGATTGCTACGCGGTTCTGGGTGCTATCCATGCTAGGTGGAACCCAATGCCTGGGCGCTTCAAAGACTACATCGCCATGCCGAAGTTCAATCTCTACCAGTCCCTGCACACCACGGTTATGGGTCCCCAGGGTCGACCTGTTGAGATTCAGATTAGAACCCACGAAATGCATCAACGTGCAGAATACGGTGTGGCCGCTCACTGGAAGTACAAAGAGCAAGTCGGCAACACTGAGAAGACTCCTGATGAAGATTTGGCGTGGCTAAAGCACCTAACCGATTGGCAAGCTGAGACTCAGGATCCTTCTGAGTTCTTGGATTCTCTACGGTTTGAGATTGGTGCCAAAGAGGTTTACGTGTTCACACCAAAGGGCAAGGTAATCGGACTACCGGGTGGCGCTACCCCAGTGGACTTTGCCTACGCTGTACACACCGAAGTTGGACATCGAACGATGGGCGCCAAAGTAAACGGGCGTCTGGTACCACTCGAAACAGCGCTTGTTTCTGGCGACGTAATCGAGATCTTTACGTCAAAGTCACCGGATGCCGGACCAAGCCAGGACTGGCTGAATTTCGTGAAGTCACCGCGAGCACGAGCAAAGATCAAGCAGTGGTTCGCGATCGGTCGACGCGATGAGGCTATCGAGCACGGCAAAGAAATTCTTGCCAAGGCGATGCGAAAGCAGAACCTCCCGCTTCAGCGCTTGATGGCAGCTGACGAGATCGTTAAATTGGCCGGTGAACTTCGATACCCAGATGTCGAGGGGCTTTATGCCGCAATCGGGGACAACCACATTTCAGCTCAGTCAGTAGTAGAGAAGTTGACTGCAGCCGTCTCTGAGACTGAGCACGATGAGTCAGTCTTCACTCTGCCAACCGCGCCAAGAAGCGTGAATCGCCGACGATCAAACGACGCCGGCGTTCTGGTCAGGGGAGACTCAGATGTGCTGGTTAAGCTGGCTCGTTGCTGCACGCCGGTTCCTGGTGATGACATCGTCGGATTTGTGACCAGAGGTAGCGGCGTCTCGGTGCATCGTCGTGACTGCAAGAATGTTGAGCAGCTGATTCTTGAGCCAGAGCGCATCATGGATGTCACCTGGGCAGAAAACTCAAAGAGCCTTTTCCTGGTTCAAATTCAAATCGAAGCATTGGACCGAAGCGGTCTGCTGTCCGATGTAACCAGGGTGCTATCTGAGCACCACGTCAACATTCTTTCGGCATCTGTTTCAACCAGAAGTGACAGGGTTGCACTGAGTCGATTTGTCTTCGAGATGGGCGATGCATCAGTTCTAGAGCACCTGCTCAATGCTGTGCGCAGAATTGAAGCCGTGTACGACGTTTATCGAGTCTCCAACTAA
- a CDS encoding DUF349 domain-containing protein, which yields MPTTPANLGRVDAENNVFVTEAGVERKVGQYPGVAAEEALAYFVRKFSDLEAQVRILEQRVANKVEAGSLKKIAAKLLEDLKEPAAVGDIADLRRRVGNLDEKIAALGAEKSEANKEAIAEALAKRSDIVVRAEALASQDSAKTQWKNSSAEMTALFDQWQSLQKSGARVPKSEADALWKRFSAARTKFDAGKRAYFAGLDSANKAAKAAKQEIVAQAEALVSKGADATAAYRKLLDAWKASGRTPGKGDDALWARFKAAGDAIYSARAEEVVVENAEQTANLEVKLELLKEAATIDPDKDLAEAKKQLLSIQTRWEKAGRVPKDKLRDTEDKLRAIEAKVRKVEEDQWRKTDPAAIERSNGVIAQLEDSIVKLEAELAAAKATKDKKKTDAATEALKARQAWLEVVKASMQ from the coding sequence ATGCCTACCACCCCAGCTAACCTCGGCCGCGTCGATGCCGAAAACAATGTTTTTGTAACCGAGGCGGGAGTTGAGCGTAAGGTCGGTCAGTATCCGGGTGTTGCAGCTGAAGAAGCATTGGCTTACTTCGTTCGCAAATTCTCAGATCTTGAGGCGCAGGTTCGAATTCTTGAGCAAAGAGTCGCAAATAAGGTTGAGGCCGGTTCTCTCAAGAAGATTGCTGCAAAGCTTTTGGAGGACCTTAAGGAGCCTGCAGCTGTCGGAGACATTGCTGATCTACGTCGTCGCGTGGGCAACCTAGACGAGAAGATTGCTGCGCTCGGAGCAGAAAAGTCGGAAGCCAACAAAGAAGCTATTGCCGAGGCGCTTGCCAAGCGAAGCGACATCGTGGTTCGTGCAGAGGCGCTAGCCTCACAGGATTCAGCCAAGACTCAATGGAAAAATTCAAGCGCAGAGATGACAGCGCTATTCGACCAGTGGCAGTCACTTCAGAAATCTGGTGCCCGCGTGCCAAAGTCTGAGGCAGATGCACTTTGGAAGCGCTTCTCAGCGGCTCGAACCAAGTTTGATGCTGGCAAGCGCGCCTATTTTGCCGGCCTAGATTCAGCAAATAAGGCAGCGAAGGCTGCCAAGCAAGAGATTGTTGCCCAGGCGGAGGCCTTGGTCTCAAAGGGTGCCGATGCGACTGCCGCGTACCGCAAACTCCTCGATGCTTGGAAGGCGAGCGGACGCACACCGGGTAAGGGTGACGACGCGCTTTGGGCCCGATTCAAGGCAGCTGGTGACGCAATTTACTCTGCTCGTGCAGAAGAAGTTGTTGTCGAAAACGCTGAACAAACAGCCAATCTTGAAGTCAAACTTGAACTCCTAAAAGAGGCCGCAACCATTGATCCTGATAAGGACCTAGCCGAGGCTAAGAAACAGCTGCTTTCAATCCAGACTCGTTGGGAAAAGGCAGGTCGTGTACCTAAGGACAAACTTCGCGACACCGAAGACAAACTTCGTGCCATTGAAGCCAAGGTGCGCAAAGTCGAGGAAGACCAGTGGCGCAAGACAGACCCAGCAGCGATCGAACGCTCAAATGGCGTTATCGCTCAGCTGGAAGATTCGATTGTGAAGCTTGAGGCTGAGCTAGCTGCTGCCAAGGCAACTAAGGACAAGAAGAAGACTGATGCTGCTACCGAAGCACTAAAGGCCCGTCAGGCTTGGCTAGAGGTTGTTAAGGCTTCGATGCAGTAA
- the secF gene encoding protein translocase subunit SecF: MSRFGEFGNALYTGKRSIDFVGRRKLWYSIAAVMIVLAVLIPTLRGGFNFGIEFRGGSEFRVAGAASTSQQLATDAVRSVVPEVETLVSNVGTDSIRIQTEQLSDTESEEVRVALANAYKVDSSAVASSFVGANWGSDITGKAINGLLVFVGLAAVFMALYFRTLKMSIAAVAALAHDLIITAGVYGAFGMEVTPAAVIGFLTILGYSLYDTVVVFDKIRENTIDVEHSDTKTFAGQVNFAINQTLVRSINTSVVAVLPVAAILVIGAVLLGAGTLRDIALALFIGIAVGTYSTIFIAAPLYSQLREGEPKYAKASAKAVAQA; the protein is encoded by the coding sequence ATGTCAAGATTCGGTGAGTTCGGAAACGCTCTTTACACCGGAAAGCGCTCAATCGACTTTGTCGGTCGCCGCAAGCTCTGGTACTCAATCGCTGCAGTCATGATTGTTCTTGCAGTTCTCATTCCTACCCTTCGCGGTGGTTTCAATTTTGGTATTGAATTCCGTGGTGGTTCTGAATTCCGCGTTGCAGGAGCAGCGTCGACTTCACAGCAACTTGCTACTGATGCAGTCAGAAGCGTTGTTCCAGAGGTAGAAACTCTTGTTTCAAACGTCGGCACCGATAGCATTCGCATTCAGACCGAGCAGTTGTCTGACACCGAGTCAGAAGAGGTTCGAGTTGCCTTGGCAAACGCCTACAAGGTTGACAGCTCAGCGGTAGCAAGCTCTTTCGTTGGAGCCAACTGGGGTTCTGACATTACAGGCAAGGCCATCAACGGCCTTTTGGTATTCGTAGGATTAGCGGCAGTATTTATGGCGCTCTACTTCAGAACCCTCAAGATGTCTATTGCAGCTGTTGCCGCTCTGGCACACGACTTGATCATCACAGCTGGTGTTTACGGAGCATTCGGCATGGAAGTGACTCCTGCGGCAGTGATTGGATTCCTGACCATTCTTGGTTACTCGCTTTATGACACCGTTGTGGTCTTTGACAAGATTCGTGAGAACACAATCGATGTCGAGCACAGCGACACCAAGACCTTTGCAGGTCAGGTTAACTTTGCAATCAACCAGACACTAGTGCGTTCAATCAACACCTCGGTCGTTGCCGTGCTGCCTGTCGCTGCAATTTTGGTCATCGGTGCAGTGCTTCTCGGTGCCGGAACACTCCGCGACATCGCATTGGCCTTGTTCATCGGTATCGCCGTGGGTACCTACTCCACAATCTTCATCGCGGCTCCGCTTTACAGCCAGCTACGTGAAGGTGAGCCAAAGTATGCCAAGGCTTCGGCTAAGGCAGTCGCCCAAGCATAA
- the rpsD gene encoding 30S ribosomal protein S4, whose product MSKTTRTRSKTRLSRALGIALTPKAAKYLEKRPYAPGEHGRTKKKADSDYAVRLREKQRLRAQYGIREAQLRKTFQEAKRAEGLTGENLVELLEMRLDAIVLRAGFARTIAQARQMVVHRHILVNGERVDRPSFRVKPGQLVHVHEKSESTEPFQVAAAGGHVDVLPPVPGYLDVSLDKLHATLVRRPKRAEVPVTCEVQLVVEYYAAR is encoded by the coding sequence GTGTCTAAAACCACACGTACTCGCAGCAAGACTCGTTTGTCTCGCGCGCTGGGCATTGCCCTAACCCCAAAGGCCGCTAAGTACCTTGAGAAGCGTCCATACGCTCCAGGTGAGCACGGTCGCACCAAGAAGAAGGCTGACAGCGACTACGCCGTTCGTCTTCGCGAGAAGCAGCGTCTACGCGCCCAGTACGGTATTCGTGAGGCTCAGCTTCGCAAGACCTTCCAGGAAGCAAAGCGTGCCGAGGGCCTAACCGGTGAAAACCTAGTCGAGCTACTTGAGATGCGTCTAGACGCGATTGTTCTGCGCGCAGGTTTCGCACGCACCATCGCTCAGGCACGTCAGATGGTTGTTCACCGTCACATCCTTGTGAATGGTGAGCGCGTTGACCGCCCATCATTCCGCGTAAAGCCTGGACAGCTAGTACACGTCCACGAGAAGTCAGAATCAACCGAGCCTTTCCAGGTTGCGGCTGCTGGCGGTCACGTAGATGTACTACCTCCAGTTCCTGGCTACCTAGACGTTTCACTAGACAAGCTTCACGCGACTCTAGTTCGTCGTCCAAAGCGCGCTGAAGTTCCAGTTACCTGTGAAGTTCAGCTTGTTGTTGAGTACTACGCTGCTCGATAA
- a CDS encoding replication-associated recombination protein A, whose protein sequence is MSEQSSFYSGAMPLAARMRPISLEEVVGQSKILGPGQPLNSLAAPTRSGERASNVSVILWGPPGTGKTTLAQVVARLSGRRFVELSAISAGVKDVREVMERARADRDTYGVSTILFLDEIHRFSKAQQDALLPGVENGWIVLIAATTENPSFSVISPLLSRSLLVTLEALEETDLVVLISRAVSDERGLGGKFEISDAVIQKIAELATGDARRALTILEAAAASAAARDGAGVAEIDFDAVGQALDRALVRYDKNGDQHYDVISAFIKSVRGSDADAAIHYLARMIEAGEDPRFIARRLMILAAEDIGLADPQALQVAVATAEMVSQVGMPEGRIPLAECTIYLSLAPKSNSAYNAINAALEDIRSGRIGPVPKALRSSNYAGAARSGAGVGYVYPHDDPKSVVEQNYLDRRVASRKYFSPKEIGFERDLVERWARLRSIIRGNKK, encoded by the coding sequence ATGTCGGAGCAGTCATCGTTCTATTCAGGCGCAATGCCGCTGGCAGCTCGAATGAGACCAATAAGTCTTGAAGAAGTCGTCGGCCAGTCGAAAATTTTGGGTCCGGGGCAACCGCTCAATTCACTTGCTGCGCCAACGCGATCGGGGGAGCGAGCCTCAAACGTTTCCGTAATCCTCTGGGGGCCTCCGGGAACCGGCAAAACCACTCTGGCACAGGTTGTTGCCCGTCTAAGTGGAAGGCGCTTCGTCGAACTGAGTGCAATCTCTGCCGGTGTCAAAGACGTACGCGAGGTAATGGAGCGTGCGCGCGCTGACCGAGACACGTATGGCGTGAGCACAATCCTCTTCCTTGACGAAATACATCGATTTTCGAAGGCGCAGCAGGATGCTCTATTGCCGGGGGTGGAGAATGGCTGGATTGTTCTAATTGCAGCTACAACTGAAAACCCGAGTTTCAGCGTCATTAGCCCGCTCCTTTCTCGCTCGCTCCTGGTGACTCTCGAGGCGCTCGAGGAGACCGATCTAGTTGTACTCATCTCGCGAGCCGTAAGCGATGAAAGAGGCCTGGGCGGAAAATTCGAGATTTCAGACGCCGTCATTCAAAAGATTGCTGAGCTTGCCACCGGCGATGCCCGAAGGGCACTCACGATACTGGAGGCCGCAGCCGCATCGGCAGCTGCCAGAGACGGCGCTGGGGTGGCTGAAATCGATTTTGATGCCGTCGGTCAAGCACTTGACCGGGCGTTGGTCCGCTATGACAAAAACGGTGACCAGCACTACGACGTTATAAGCGCCTTCATAAAATCGGTTAGAGGATCCGATGCCGACGCCGCTATTCACTATCTAGCACGAATGATCGAGGCTGGCGAGGATCCAAGGTTTATTGCTCGTCGTTTGATGATCTTGGCCGCGGAGGACATCGGCCTAGCAGATCCGCAGGCGCTTCAAGTGGCAGTTGCTACGGCCGAGATGGTTTCCCAAGTTGGCATGCCCGAGGGGCGCATTCCGCTTGCCGAGTGCACAATTTATCTCAGCCTCGCACCGAAATCGAACTCCGCTTACAACGCTATAAATGCCGCGCTTGAGGACATCAGAAGTGGCCGTATTGGCCCAGTTCCCAAGGCACTCAGAAGCTCCAACTACGCGGGTGCAGCGCGCTCAGGAGCTGGGGTTGGCTACGTCTATCCGCACGATGACCCAAAGTCAGTGGTCGAGCAAAACTACCTGGATCGCCGCGTAGCTAGCCGAAAGTACTTCTCTCCCAAAGAAATAGGTTTTGAGAGAGATCTTGTTGAGCGCTGGGCACGTCTACGCTCAATCATCCGTGGGAATAAAAAGTAG
- a CDS encoding DUF948 domain-containing protein: MSGGDIAALIAAGGFVLLVIFIAVPLLKLGRVLDETRTSIRDLNESVAPLLSELTETVTATNKQLNKIDVITENVAEVSSNISSLVAVFSATVGSPLAKIAGLTQTLRSTFLGKKK, translated from the coding sequence ATGAGCGGTGGAGACATAGCAGCACTCATTGCAGCAGGCGGTTTCGTCTTGCTTGTGATTTTTATTGCTGTGCCTCTGCTCAAGCTCGGGCGTGTTCTTGATGAGACTCGGACTTCAATCCGAGACCTCAACGAGAGCGTGGCTCCACTGCTGTCTGAACTCACCGAAACTGTCACTGCCACAAACAAGCAGTTGAACAAGATCGATGTCATAACTGAAAACGTTGCAGAAGTTAGCTCTAACATCAGCTCGTTGGTTGCAGTTTTTTCAGCTACCGTCGGTTCACCACTAGCGAAGATTGCTGGACTCACCCAGACTCTTCGAAGCACCTTTCTAGGTAAAAAGAAGTAG